Below is a window of Ctenopharyngodon idella isolate HZGC_01 chromosome 7, HZGC01, whole genome shotgun sequence DNA.
CAGAAAGGGTTCCAGCCTCTGTACGTAATCAGATAACATCTCTCCAGATTTTTGTTGAATGAGACGATATGCAAAATACAAATCTTCTCCAGTCTCTGGAGATCCAAAAGCCCTATCAATAGCAGAAATATACTCATCTGAGCTAGCTTCAGGGTTGCTGAACCGCAACGACCTAACAATTTCTAGTGCAGGACCCCTCAGACTTTCTATTATTCCACGTCTTTTCTCCTTTTCAGGGCAATCACTGCCCTCTACCATCACTGTTGCCTGTTCAAGCCAATACTCAACTTGTTCCTCTCCCATTGGGGTAGGGGTGATACCAGAAAACACTCGAAGTCGACGATAACGGTGACTCTCAGCCATGCTTCTGTTAGACTGCTTCATCACTTCAGCCATAGCATGAATGAAGAATTCTGCAGTACCTTTAGTGGGTGCTGAGGTAGCTACATAATCCTGGAGGTCTGCAACTGTTTTACCTTCAGCTTGCAAGAAACTATGAAGCTTACCAACAAAGTCATCTGACACATCTGACGAATCAGGCCTTGGATCAACCACCACTATGTGCCACACAGCAGTACCATCATCACTCCGCACTTCAGGAGGAACAATCTGTGGTTTTGTTTCCTCTTTACATTCACATAGAACCAGCAAACATCCTGCTTCAACACTGTAGGTCCTTCCTCTTACTCTTACACGACCCCAACAGTGCACAGTTTGCATCAATTCTTCAATTTGGCTAATGTTGACATCCTCTGCTACCCCAGCAATCAGTATAGCATGAGCTAGATCAAGTTCTTCTCCTTTACACCAACCACGAAGTGTATCTTGGTATTTTTTGTACAATACAGACTCCATGATCATTCTCGCAATTGAAAGCAAGGAAATTTAGGTACAACTGAACAGCCTAGATAACCACAAATTTATGAAACCGATCCCAGCGGTGCCTCCATTTTGTGTAGCGCCCCCTTCCTCTAACTGGGAATTTTATGGGTGACGCCCAGGTTCTTTAATATGACGGGTTGTATTAACTTAAATTTGTAATGCTATCTATTTTGTTTATACCTCAATATAGcaggaaaaatgaattactcaATTACcacaaatacaaaaaatgttaaatcagACTTGAATTTACTTGAATGTTATAAATGGggaaaagaaatatatatatatatataagatgtATCCTTTTCAATAAAGCTTCGGTCAAAACACAAGTGTATGATtcccttttttaaaatgacatttacatgtaaaataaacaatcaACAGTATCAAGGGAAAAATAAAAACGTTTCCAACCCAATAGAATAATTTCCTAAGCCggcaaataatttaaataacccTTAGTTTCTGTTGCAGGCCTGTTTTGCTGCTTGGGATCGTAGAGACCAAAAACACACGGCCGCTTCACTCAATCGAGccacaaagaaaatgaaaataaataggtACCTTTATAGAAAATTTTGTCCTCTTTGATCAGGATCAGTCACAGTCTATCAGGTTCCTAATCGGAATCCATCAGTCGCGAGCCGCACTCACGAGCAGCCGTCAGCGTTACTCATCCAGCAGCTCAGCTTCTCAACGCGGTATCCTTTCGTTCCGTCCAACAGCGCACGAGACTCCCGAACATAACATGAACATAACATGAATACAACATCCGTTGACGTTCTCTTTCATAACTGGTACGATATAGACAGTTCACGTAGAATGTACCGGCTCGCTGCCAGTGGTTCTTTGGTTCACGTCTGTGACGCACTTTAAATAAACTTGGACATCGCGGTCACTCTTAGCCAGCAGTATCTCACACCTGTTCACCTTCTCTCGTGCGTTCTCTCACTCTTTTTTCCTGCTTCTTGTCCCGCCCCTCCAACATATCCTGATACCTGATAGGTTATTATTCACAAAGTACCCAATCACattataaagaaattaaattacagaCCCAGCAGTTTAGGTTATCTCTAAGCACATTTTCCACAGTATATTTTAACCTAACTTTATACAGTTTTACATACAAACTTTATCTAAATCAGAAACCCATAACAGATTCCCACATGGGCTACACATTGTTCCCTTTCAAAGGCTACACTCAAATCTGCGCTTAGCGCTATGGGAACGTCTTTAGTCGTGACCAGCTGTGAATATGTGTAAAACAACGGCGATGAAATTGACCTATATTTATAGCCTGCGTGACGTCATCGGAATGCGTCGTAGGCGAAGCTAATTAGATGAACCGCAGGTGCATCTGCAGGTCTTTTGTCTTCAGAGGTGATACCGAAGAGGAGGGACCTTCTGTCTCAGGTGCAGTGGACAATATTTCATCCCCGGCCGGAGATGTGGAAACCTTCATGTATGGCCCCTGAGGGGAACCAACTGAGGGACACAGGGCTTTCACCTGATGTTattgagaccattttaaatgctaGGGCTCCCTCCACTAGATCAAGTTATGCCAACAAATGGggtgtctttgaaatatggtgtACTGCACACAATGCAGATCCAGTTAATTGCCAGATTGCTACAGTTCTGGACTGCCTGCAGGAAAAAATTTTCAACAGGTACATGCCCCGCCACTCTCAGGGTTTATGTGGCCGCTCTCTCGGCTTGCCATGCTCTGATTGACGGGGTGCCTTTGGGCAAGCATGTCCTGCTCTCTCGCTTCGTTCGAGGAGCTAGGCGGCTTAAGCCTCCTTCTAGAACCAGGATCCCTTCATGGGACCTAGCAATAGTCCTAGAGGGCCTGGTTTGAGACCGCTTTGAACCATTAGAGTCAGTTTCTGACAAGCTGTTAACTCTGAAAATGGTTTTCCTAATGACTATAACTTCTCTAAAGAGAATTGGGGACTTGCAGGCTCTGTCCATTGTGCCATCCTGCTTAGACTTTGCCCCAGGAATGGTGAAAGCTATTTTGCATCCTCATCCTGACTATCTGCCGAAGGTACCTTTCTCGACCTTGCATCCAGTCACTCTCGAAGCCTTCTGCCATCAGGAGAGACTTCACAGACCGTGTCCAGTGCTCTTCATACCTACATCCACAGCACTAGCCAGTGGCGTAAGTCAAAACAACTGTTTGTTTGTCAAACAAAACAGACTATGTCGCATTGGGTGAGAGATGCTATTGCCCTTGCCTATGAGGCGCGTTGGTCACACTTCGCCAACAGGCATCAGGGCTCATTCCACCAGGGGGGGGTTGCCTCGTCTAGAGCTTTGGCGGGGGCGCCCCCTTACAAAATGTTTGTGATGCGGCAGGTTGGTCCTCTCTGCACACATTCATAAGGTTTTATAGTTTGGATGTTCATGTTACTCCGGGCTCTTGCGTCCTTGAGTCAACATCGCAAGCTAGTGTCTGAGACTCTCTGCGCTTTGTGACACACTTCACAGCCTGGGGGTCCAGACACACAGTGCGGTGGCGTGGGAATTCTCATTCCCATAGCGCTAAGCGCAGCTCTGAGTGTAGCCTTTGAAAGGGAACACCCCGGGTTACTTcactgtaaccctgttccctgaaaaggcGGGAACAAGAAGCTGTGCTTCTTTGCCGCACTGGGATGTCCCAGGATTGCTCTTCAGACAAAATATCTGCAGATGCACCTGCAGTTCATCTAATTATAGCCTCGCCTACGACACATTCCGATGACGTCATGCAGGCTATAAATATAGGTCAATTTCATTGACGTTGTTTTACACATATTCACAGCTGGTCACGACTACAGACGTTCCCATAGCGCAGCTTCTCGTTCCTGCCTTTTAAGGCGTTTAGAgagcatgaaataaacacacGCTGTCCCGCGGTAATTTGTTAGTAGCCCATTGTGCAGTGGCAAGACAACCTGTTCGTCTTGAAAATGAACGCCTTTGCGTAGACACAGTTAACCAGTTTACACACGCCTACAGAAATatacatttgtttacattttggaGAACAGACAGAAGAATATCCGTCAATGTGCATTTGAAcattgtttgtgttcagatgttcagCGGTTATGAGCACGAGCACATGTAAagagttttctctctttcttctttcaaatgTAGCTGTATACATTATACAAAGCAAAAGACATGCATTTGGGCTACAGATGCCAGAAATAATGCTAGTCTCTTCTGTGTTTGTTGCAAAGATAtctaattatgataataataataatttaaacatctaaataataacatgctattgtattgttgtattgttgtatacatacatacactatctgctcaccaaggctgcatttatttaattaaaaatacagtaaaaacagtaatattgtgaaatattactacaatttaaaataactgttttctatttgaatatatagtaaagtgtaatttattcctgtgatcaaagttgaattttcagcatcattactccagtcttcagtgtcacatgatccttcagaaatcattctaatatactgatttgctgctcaagaaacatttatgattattatcagtgttgaaaacagttgtgtactttttttcaggattccttgatgaatagaaagtataGTGCTTTTGTTTGACTGAACTGTACAATTGTGTTCCTactgtcatttataatggctattgttgtttttttgatgttcaataaatagtgcgtaatatggattgagtgaaagttacattaatacgccattagatggagGCAAACTTTACAAATGAATGAGACTTATTCAATAAGTAAGTCGCAAGAGACTTTTTGTTGTTTGCTGTATGTTGTGGAAAAATCCCTTAgctgtaaaaaggacaaataagttacaaagatcgctttcctcagcagacattcaaacgggcttttataatggataaaatattatggacatcgacctgaagaatgaatgttatttcagacaggtaatgctcgctcaggcgatctctctctctctctctctctctctctctctctctctctcaataatactgtacaaaatacaatgcgtttcaatggagggactccattccttcgttactagttctaaagtggcGTTTTAGAATTAGTTACGGAGGCTTGGTacaactgtcaacttgagatttgaatccgtggcggaaggaagtagtgcTGCACGAAAgggggttttaaagacactccattgttatttcttatttgtttacacactcgtgccgtcgaactgttgtataaacgcaatatcacactcgtagccgtgcgatatggctgtatatcagcatgctgtgattacctacagcACGAGGCCTGTGGCCTCGTGCCTACGgacgaatcacagccgtgctgatatacagccatattgcacggctacgagtgtgatattgctcatatatatatatatatatatatatatgctacaAAGTAACTAGCTATTTGAGTAATTTTTCTTTGGATACTTTTTTACTCTTACTCAAGTAACTATTAAGattattacttttacttttactttgagtaaatatttttataagaacttgtacttttacttgagtacagtTTTTTGATACTCTACCTACCTCTGGATGTGACTGAACACCTACAAAAGTGTTATTCTTTCAATTTCCTTTCCATCCATTCAAAAGGGAAATACTGaggaataattttgtactgtaATATGATACAATATACTTTATCCCTTAGGGAAATTTTGGGCATAACGTATGCTGCGTTTTCAAatcacacaataaataaataaatcaataaatcgcATGTGTCTCACATAAACAGGGTTGCGAAACATATAGACAGGTATATCAGGCGTCATATTCCACAGCTAAAAAGGCCACTATTATTGCACAAATAATTGCTACATAAACCATAAAACCagcaataaataacaataaccagcagtaaataagaataaataatataaaacaataaataatgttaaataatcagTGCTAACCAGAGACAATCGAACGATCGTAGGCCTTTGTCCTTGCCATTAATGGAGGCAGGCACAAAAGAGTTTTTAAACTGGTTGAGTGAACATATGGTCGCTCTGTACCTTCTTCCTGAAGGCAGAAGCACATACTCACGATGATGTGAGAAGGATCTTCAGACCAAGCCTGCAAAACTACAAGTACATTACATGCTTTAAACttagttttctattttttttgcaaaactctaaacacagtTCTGCACATTACACACATCATTCAAAACTAACAGCTCTTTTGATTCGTTTGGGAAACACtgatatttacagtttttttcagttgctaACAAACATTGTTCAATACCAAagccacattttcaaaactcttcacaacAGTCTGCATTACCAACATGAATCTTGGCCAAACAGTTAATcacgcctccaaaactcactcagacaacaaacaaaacacttcGTACATGTCTCAAAATAAGCTCGTTCCACCATAACACTGGCAACAATTCTCATTCAGAAAACATACATGCCATTCATAACACAATGAcataaaaaacactaaaaacaggGAGCATTACATAAATTATGAACTTTAAAGTTTGAATGATTTTTCACATAAATCAGTATTTCTTTATAGGATAAGAATGAGATCTTCTCATTTTACTGACTGTATTACTGCACaaagaatgaatgagaaatgCAGCAATTTGTTTTTTATCTATAACATAGAGTAATTTTTGcggaaaataaaaagttgaaacaaaaaaaaacaaacaaatacaaattcctgaagcaataaaaaaaaaaaaatatcaaaacatcaaaaacatgTCTAGTATAATGCCATATGTGCAGTACTGGAGTCCCAGCTGTACCAGGAGGTctttctgtgtggagtttgtATGTTCTCCTCATGTTGATGTTGGTTTACTCTGGGTTTACCCCACAATCCAAAGGCATACAGGACAGGTGAATTGCAGACTGTAAGTGAGTGTGAATAtgaatgtgtgcgtgtgtcATACTGGTGATGGACCGGTCATCTGTCCAGGGTGTTTTCCTGCCTATACAACCCGAGACGCTGGGAAGGACTCCAGACTCCCCACGACCCTACAGGCGCTACAAGCGCTTTGGAAAATGtatgggatggatggatggatggatgtactgTGAGGCCCTCCCTCTCTCTGCCATTCTTCTTTCCCCACCAGTTTGTCTTCCTTGATCCATGTTTCCAGACAAAAT
It encodes the following:
- the LOC127515373 gene encoding paraneoplastic antigen Ma2-like, coding for MIMESVLYKKYQDTLRGWCKGEELDLAHAILIAGVAEDVNISQIEELMQTVHCWGRVRVRGRTYSVEAGCLLVLCECKEETKPQIVPPEVRSDDGTAVWHIVVVDPRPDSSDVSDDFVGKLHSFLQAEGKTVADLQDYVATSAPTKGTAEFFIHAMAEVMKQSNRSMAESHRYRRLRVFSGITPTPMGEEQVEYWLEQATVMVEGSDCPEKEKRRGIIESLRGPALEIVRSLRFSNPEASSDEYISAIDRAFGSPETGEDLYFAYRLIQQKSGEMLSDYVQRLEPFLAKVVRKGGVRAQDMNRVRIEQLLRGAVGADIMLLQLRLKEKRANPPTFLELLSQIRVEEEHERSRRKVHARVRSVGAQDCVSATDFDLQELRADVKALQAKMSELKVKSNPVSKEGASTKVQVRQCTSDDKAIGASELQKKVDRLSQKVKTLESREQAQPASASAVKVKVSDSGSKKPLSQQEDDFFFVIVAGRMVTFQLNVLLRRMRRR